The Coccinella septempunctata chromosome 6, icCocSept1.1, whole genome shotgun sequence genome segment GTAAAATAGAGCTGTCTCTCGAGTGGAGTGATGGATTCTTCTACCACTACTTGTTTTCCTCCAGGCAACCACACTTTTCTTTGTCCCCTGCTTGCAACATGCTGCCTTATCAAAAGGGGATGAGTTCTTAGGTAGATGTAGAAATTGAAAACATTAGGGTTTGTTTCTCTAGACTCTTTGCTCTCATCATCATGGTATTTGTGCTGAGTACCGGCATTTCCTATCAAGAGCGTGCTGAGTGCGGCTTGATGATCTTTTAATGTCCACAGGGCCATAGACCTCAAGAACGGATCGGGATGTGCTTTGCAGATATCTTGGTTGTTGCCTTCAAAAGGAACAGATTATACATAATTGTTTCTGATGGGATAAATgcagttttccaaaaaaaatttcattttttttttatcacagTTTGAAACCTACCACAATTATTTTCTGATCAAATTTAAGTCTCAGTAATATAGTAAAAGGACCCGGCAAAATTCGAAAAGAAAATGGCTTTGGGttgaatttcttgaattttaGGCGTTTTGACCTGTCAGGCAAAAGTGTTCATTCTAATTTTCGGGATACAGGGTATCAAATATGAAAAGTGAATCTTTCGGCTCAGAATTTTCGATAATTTCAATAATGGACTAAACGAGGTGATTCGCCGctatggcctattagacgtttattaAGAACTAATCGCAATTGAACTAAAAGCAGACttttgattttcagaaaaattagtTGTTAAACCGCGACATGTGTATCGCTATCATAATAGTATCTTGGGTGAAAGTaaacgaaacacgtgtcgtggtttaacaattcattttgtgaaaattgtataatctgtttttagttcaattatggattttcatcaagtacccGCCATATCGATAAATTTCTTGAAATACAAAGCAAATACAGTAGAGACTCGATAATCCGGATATCTTACTAGTCCGGATTGACGTCAAGATTGTATTATGTACCTTATAATCCGGATCGCAAGACTCAATAATCCGAATTTGCCACCGTTGCATACGTAGTTACAGGTTCTAACTTGTCTTAACCTGATTTCTAAACGAAAACACTCATTTGTATTCTTATTATTTTGACGGTCGGACGTGTTTTGGTATATTATAATAGTGCACAATGATAAAGCGGAAACATGTTACTTTGTctataaaacaaaaaagttagaTATTAGACAAATTGAAAGATGGTGTTAGTGGAACATATGTAAATATTTTACATTGGGATTGCAATGGGCAGAAGAGAATAATATTGGAATTACTTATATGCTGCTCCTGAAAGATACAGGAAAAAGCTTTAATTAAGCATTCTCCTACTCTTACAGTtaaaaaacaacgtgaaatatcTAATTATTCCAAATAATACATTTGTGTTGGGATTTCGAGAATAAAGCCTATATTTATTTTAACCGTTTTTAAATTGCATATCTACTGAATTGTAAGACGCGATATTCCGGATTTCTCATTAATCCGGATTAGCCCTAGCATTAATTGATCCGGATTATCGAGTCTCTACTGTATTACTATTTTGACCGATGTAGTCTTGCTTctttctttaaaaaaatttgagtatctaGTTGATAATTCTCAACGTGTTATCATTATCGGTTATCTTTTATAACGAACGATCAGTAGGATGACTCCCCTTACAAGTGCCTCCATAAGTGCAGAAAACCTTTAGTGATTAATATGTTTTACATTATCtctcaaaatgaaatttcttgTCTATAAACCCCTCAAATCAAATCTTACCATCCTCATCACATCCTAAAATATCTGTATATAGTAATTTTTTCAGCATGTTGTCATCTCCCTCATATAAACGAATAATTATTATAGCCAACTGTATGTCATTCAACCGATTGATACATATTTCAACAGCATCTTTGAGATTTCCTGCAAGCAGGAAGAATGCTGCTGCGTGTTCGAATCTTTGTTTTCCCAACAAAGCGTAAGCATTTTTCAATGCTGCTCTTCTCCATCTTTCTTCGGCGAAATTATTTGAGAAGAAATTCGTCATTCTCTCATCATGCTTAGATCTGGAAGAATTTGTGAATGAATGATTTGAATGCACCACTAATCATATTTTACACACCTATAAAGTCCCCATAGAAGACTTTTCTTATTCATTGCTAAATAATATAAAGCTGCATCCATTGGGTCTTGCTTTGCTTGGAATGAAGCTTTTGCAAGTACTTGAACACATTGCTTCAATAGACTCATGTTCCTTATCCACCAAGCTACACCTAATTCTCTTAATTGAGGCCATGTAGGTTCTGCTTTTGCATAGCTCGGAATGAGGTTGAGAAGTTCTTCTTGACTTTCTGAGTGGAAAGCCCATGCCAAGTTGTTCGTTCCAACTCCTTGCTTCTGGAACTGAGCTCTCTGCGCCAACGGAAGGCATCTATTGAGTGAAATAAGGCAATTGAAttttaaaaatataatttctttcaattgattgaaaacaattattataaaacaaagatatgaattttcagtTTGATATTCTGGCTGTGCCATCCTCCCATCCAAAAAAAAAGCTGAATAGCTAGAAAATGTCAGTCTCCACCAAGAATAGACCCTGATTCACACgaaattttataaaaaacttCCAACTGAAATAACATGCGTCATCTTCTCCCTTTCCTCAAACAAGCTCCTTCTCAAATATGAGCCCTTAAATCGAGTGAGGCTTCAATTTGGGCTGAGCCTTTATACTATGCAtccaataactttttttttagaaGCGGAATTACAGTTACCCCAATAGGTCGGACAATGAAGTGAGGAGCGTTTCAAAATTCTTCGTCGTTGACGATTTATACTTGAAATGCCGTTTCAAAACTCCAACTGTCCAAATTCCATAGCCTTAACCAGAATTTTTGGAACGCTCGTTAATTATTCTTCTTCAATGACGATACATTTTTTTGAACGTTACATAATCGTTTTGAGTTACTTTTTGGAGATAGCACTTACCTCAATAAGTATCCATAATGCTTCATAGCAAGTAAAAATCTGAGACCACAATCGTCAAGAGAATCGGCAATTACTTCATCCGGTTGTCCTACAAGATTTTCTTTAGCCATTGCCGATTTAGCAGCATCAATAGCAAATCTTTCGGCTAAATCAGTGTTGCAGGTTGCAACAGTATCAGCAAGAGCTAACAAGTGCATCTGATCTAAACTTGAAAGGCCTGGTAAATGCATGTGCGTCAAAAGACGGGACAGAATCCGTCCTTGTTTAGGGGTGAAATGTGTTAAACCTATATTTCTTTCTGACGGACGCCTCTCCAGCCTGGAAACGTCTTGATCTTCCAAGAGAGTATCCAAGGATTCTTCCATTACGATGTTGTTATCAAAGAGTTCATTATAATCCTTCTTCTCTTCTTGAACAACTGAAAATGCAGATTAATTTATTGGTCTACAACCATTGATCATAATCTATCTGTTTCCTTGTGTGAAATGACATTCACAAATCATTTGTGATTAGTGTTGGTCTATGCTTGTGATtaatgagccattattcactggtctATCAAACTTCATGGTCATGATCATAGATAAGAATATAGAGAAATCTATGGTCACAAACACAAAAAACTCAACTGGAAGCGACAAAGGCCCCAATAGGAGTGTGGTCTAAACACAGAGATATTGCTACATTGTTATAATTGTCAGCAGGTGCAGTAGCGAATctgtattgaaattttgaaatgtatAAAGATATTATTGATGAGATGAGATATTTCAGACTTAAACTTCTAACATTTGTAGACACAGTATACAGGTATATTAGGGccaataatatgaataatagcCACCATAATCTTCAATAATTGTAGCTCAAGGAAAGATCTTagaaagatagagggcgttaactAAAACAGAGAGCCTACCTGGTCTCTCTTTGTCAGCTGCCAAAAGTGTCCATAAAGGCAAGGGCgctatattttgaatttcatcaTAGTCCAAGGTAATTTCACCTATGCTTGCTCTATGTTCTGGACTTCCAGCTGGATAACTCACTGACAATGTTCTGGCCCTTGCCCAATTCTGAATTTCTTCCGGAGTATCCTGTGTGGTTCCACCAATACACTTAACCAAATGGCCTAAAATAGCTTTTACCCAACGAATTTTTCCGGAATTCAGCAGTTCCATCAGTTGCTTTGGATGATACTGCGGTAAAACTGGACAGGCTATTCTTGAAGCCTCAAAGAGTCCATAATCAGGCATATAATCAATATTAGCCTCTTTATTTGCTCTCTTACGATCCAATATTTGAAGGTTTACAGAACTTATTCttcctgaaaataaaaatttatcatatCAACCGGACTAAAATTGTTGATGCCAATAAAATTGATACAAACCTAAGGTTGGCACAGCAGCAAGTTTTCTCTGATTTTCTTGGGTCAAAGTCCTAAAATCTACCTCTCTCCCAGCCCTACAGTCAATTTCGTCGCCATCTGTTTTCTGATCAGAGTTTTGAGGTTTCCATTGAGTATAAACATGCATTTCTGAGTCCATCCCCACCACTAATATACCATCTCTGACCCAACTGATTTGCATGGGTAAAGCAGGTAGGCCGTCAGCTgtttccagttcaatttttctcaaAGTCATCCATTTAAAATCGTCAACAAACATAGGTTGGGCCAGAGAACTAGCCTTTCTCAAAATGGGGCGGTAATTGCTGATAGATTCTTTCATAGCTTTCACGTTGGCCTGTGCCAAGTCAGTGGAGAGAGGGGTATAAAGCATAATTTTACTTCCACATGCTACAGTAAGAATGTGAGATCCATCTTCACAAGAAACCCAATCTAGCTGAACAATATGCTTCTGAGTTATTGGACAGATGTTCCCCATTTCTGCAATGGATTTTCTCAGAGATTGAAGTGTAGTAAAACTTGGAACTGCAAGTAATGTTGGTTTCATCGGTTCTGCTGATAAAGTGTTAGGTCTATCTTCCGCAAGAGTATGTAAGACCTCGTTCAATCTCTGCtgttttttcttcaaagttcTTGAGTCATAAAGGTAACTCAAGTCGAGATGTCTATCAATGTTTATCTTGGGTAACACAATATTCTTCAGATGTATTACGTCTTCAAGAATCCATTCCGTACCTCCTGTACTTTCACATTCATAAATTGCAACACATAAATTTATATATCTCGAATCATGATCATTTTTGTTTGGTCTTGTGAAGCTTTTTCCGTATTTATATGCGCAAGCCAACCTACCAGAGTAGGCTACACTAATATTGAGGACCTGCCCTTCTATTTCTATAGCCGATTCCTTGTGCATGTTCCATTCAACCCAAACCTAGAATATAACAGAAAAAACATGCAATTTGTTATAATTTAAGAAGTCTTCAATAAACATTGAAACAAAAAGCATCAACTGGTAAAACTAAAAACGatctttgatgaatttttttcttcctaGGAATAAAGAACCAAATAATTCCTTTTAGGGATTATAGTAGGGGAGCCCACGGTTATATATGGGGATTTATTGGAGCGTTGGCTGCCTTATCTCTGGGGTAGGTACTCCACACGGTTCAAAATATCCCCAATTATATTGATCCTACACTCTCAAGTTAATCCCAAATTTTCCTTTTGGGCTCCCCAAGTATTAAGACCAATAAGTCCAAGAATATTTTGATTCAACTTTTGTGCTATTACCTTCTTTGTATTTACTTTCTCCCCATTTTCTTCAAGCATCAAGTGATTGTACTGCCTTACTGTTTGTACCTCACTAGAGACAgaccagaatctgattataccATCACTACAAGCTGTAGCAAAACAGTATGGCGCCAAACAAGCAGGATATATTGACGCCGAACTCAAGTGTCCAGCTGCAGGAGCTGCATGAACGATTTCAACGCCTTCTGGGATAGGGAGTATTTGTTTTACTTCTCTTCGTGTAGTTATATTGATATGTGGGGTCACTTTAGCATGCTTCAAATGCAGAGATTCCAAGCTATTTCGCCTAGAAAGATCATTTTCGTCCTGAACCAGATTACAATCCGGTACATACATTTGGCTTCCTATCGAGgagttaaaaaaaatgttaataaattatataatcaTCTACATCTACTGAGTGGTTTCCTTAAGATGAAATAGTCAAATATTTCGGAAAGGAAACATTGTTGCAAATGAAAAGTTTGTGGTTTCAAGGAAGAAGTCGCTTAAAACTTCTTCCATCTCCTCTCTCCGTGTGAAGGGgtcaatttcagcatttttacgGCAAAATATACATGAGTTTTGTAGCAACAATTTTACACGCTTCGTCACACACGCCTtcgtaaataaattttttatctaTGAAAACGATCTTCAAGTTATTTGTACAGCAAcactgaaaatttgattcaaatgcaaaaagtaagttttctcTAGAGTATCCACTTCACTATTCAGCAGTGCATTTTGTGTCgtagaataaaaataaaaattgtttttttgttcAAGGGGAAaggaaacgttttttttttcgtgattTTCGACTGTTTCAACATAAAAAAACCTTCCAGTATACTAATACATAAAACTCGAGTACAAGTAATTTGCAGGTATCTGACTTTTTTGGGTTATTTGTTATCTAAACATAATCAACTTATGAACTTTTTGTCTATCTGTTTTACTGTGACCCAACCAATTTTCAGGGGAATTTGACTGCTAGGAAGGGAAATTTCTAAGGTATGCTTCAGACTACAAATACAGTAAATTAGCGTGGAAAAGAGTAGAGTAGATGTAGAGCAGAGTGTAAAGTAGagaagagtagagtagagtggAATGAAGTGGAGAGAAGTAGATGAGGGTAGAGCAGACTAGAGTAAATAAGGGAAGTGAAATAAAGTAAAGCTGAGTGAAGTAAAATGAGATAAGTAAAATTGAGTGCAACAAATTTGTCCAGCGAAGTAGGCCGGCGCTAATTATAATTATACCTGTTAAAGACAGTTCACCCTCATTAGATGCAATAACCAACTTCCACATATGAATGATGGTGTTCTGATCTGTGCAATCTAACAGGACAATGAAAAATGGTTCTTCAAAAACTGTAGACTGCTGTAGATCAACCATAGCATCGTTTCCAGATAAATTTATGGGGGCAGTTCTCTGTCCAGTTATCAACTGTTCCTGGTAAACGTGCAGGAAAATAGTGTTATGCCACTGAATAGCTTCTGAAATAGTTTCCAATTGAATTATACACCCAGGTCTGGATGTACTTTGTTGTGACacaatatttatattttctagTAGGGTAGCTTCATCCATTGATGACAAGTCAGACATTGCACTCTCATTTTCCTCATTCTTTCTATTTTCTTTCACTGAGAGCTCCGCAAGAAGAGTACGAGCGTCAATTACAGCTTGGTATACTCTCAAGCAGTGACCATCAGAAGCAACAAAGCATGCACTTGGGGAGTTTGAAAACGTTCCTAGTGTACTTGATGGAAGCAGAGTTGGAATCCAAGCTACATTACTGAATGCTGATGGTTCAGGAGAGCTGATCCTTGCCAACTCTGAAATACCGCCAGATTTTGAGAGTGGGCCAACGGCATCTACCCTCCACAAAATCAGCTCACTACAGAATCCCTGATAAAAAACAATTAACCAATACATTGAGGAgaataaaatttataaaatacTTACACTCTTACTTTCGGTTTTATTTGAGTCAACAATATTATGATGACTAGTAGTGAGTAATAAAGGTAAAACAGGATGACATGTTATATCATTAACTCTGAATCTGTGTCCTGAAGCACGACTTCTATGTCCTATGCTTAGGACTTGATTGAACTTCGTATTTTCAGCAAACGTTAATTCCCACAAATTCAAAGTACCATTATCATGTTTAGTAACCAAAGATACATGTGGTGAAGTATCTGCCTGTTCTTCTTTAGCCTGTTGATCCTTGAACATAATTAATGTGAATTTAACAGGATAAGAAATATCTAGCTAGACAAACGAAtgagattttttctgaaaattcgtGGATCATAACGAATAGTCGGGATCTATTGAACTaaaatgtttttgttttgttggtATTTCTGGTTATATTGAGCCTTActctgttatttcaaatgggataCCCTTATATTtgattacatttttgaattctctgCAAAATTGTAACTACGGTTCATGTGAATTTCACCATAACCAAACATTAAGGTTTTGAAGATATTAATCATTTATCTCAAATTTGACTCAAGGATAATGAATTAATTGTTATAGCTTCTCGAAAATTTTCTGAACGAGGTACATATAGATACAAGATGTTTGAAAAAAGGACTACCACTGAAGACAGTTTTGAAGATGCTATTCTCTGAGGATAGTATTATTTCAACTCTGAGGTATGAGGAAGTTCAATTCAAATGAAACCTAGTAACAATTCTGagaaaaatccaaaaatatAAAGTCTCAGTTTAAATAAGTTTGACTCAACTTCCAGTATAACCGAAAGAACAACCAAGGCAAGCATAATTCAGTAAATCTCATTCGATTCTCTAGAAATTTCTAGTAGTCACTTTgtatgtaacaccctgtatacgatgTAAAGTTTTCCAAGAAGACATGTGATGGAATGCGTatttcatagaaatattgaaattttgagatttccCTTCACACTATAATCAAGTAAATATATCCCTGAATATAATTCGAGGTAGTAAGAAATACTGTAGAGTGTTAATCAATTCATTTGTTACGTACACATACTTGCATGAAATGattttgtgaaaaataaatGGTTAAAACCATCACAATAGAAAGATCCAGCAATACTTAAACCACAACATTTTGTTATTGGAACTTGAAGATGTAGAATAATGTTAATTGCTCTCAGAAAAGTAACAGTTGATTTTATTAGAAGTTCCTCGATTTCCTCCATAGATTATCGAAATTAAAACCTTATAATTGATTTGAAACTAAGCAACTATGTAGTTGTAAAGTACCGATAtgaagatatcgattgaaatttattttgggaggattttgcatctcttcataaactttttagggttttcactcccaatctctgaaacaaactcaattaaaaatgaaatcaacgatttgctcctgcgtaaattcttgcactaatttgtcacaaagaattataatttcaacgttttttattttgagttattgtcaggcaacaattttttctagttaatttgctcctgacaaattagtgcaagaatttacgcaggagcaaatcgttgatttcatttttaattgagtttgtttcagagattgggagtgaaaaccctaaaaagtttatgaagtgATACCGATATGAAGTCTAGAATTGAATTTCACCAGGATCCCATCACTGGAAACTAAAatgaatcattaaaaaaaaacaattttgtatATTAGAAAGTAGGGGATGATCCTAAAAATTTCCACAAAACCTCACTTTGGAGCTAAATCCTGTCTTCAATTCGGTGCTAAAAGGCATCAATGTCTTATTGGAAAACCAATTTCTCTTTCATTTGAAATCTCTGTACCTctgatatttttccattttctttaGTTTCCTTAATTATAGGAAGATTATCCTTGTTGATGCAATCCTTCACCAAATGTTTCAGCAATGGTGCTGCATGGTATAAACTAACTGTTGTTGACATACTCATAGAATCTCCTATTGGAAAAGCTTGGGGAATACGAGTAGAGAATGAAACTTGTGCTTGACGAAAAGAACCAGGATGGTATTCATCCAGCCACTCAATAACCCTGAAATATAGGAATAGAATAAACTACTTGAAAGAAAGAATGTTAAATCCAAACTCACCAAATAAGGAAACTGCCATCCAGAGGATGAATACTGAACAATAAGTCTGGACTATGATGCCAGTCTCTCAAGAGTGTTTCAATTCGCGCATCTAGTCCATCAGATCCACTTGACTCTAAAGGTTCCTCAGAATGTTCTTCCATATGAACAGATGTACGTCTATGGAAACAATAATATGATTAAAGACTGTTTTTAATCAGCGTAAAATAGTTTCAGCTCACTTAGTGTATTCTTCCAATAACGATTCCGCCTGAAGACTAAAGTGCATTTCCTTATTATCAAGCCAATGTAGTACAAATGCAGGCCGAGGATTGCAAAAACTTATATTTGGTACAAGCGGAATATCTGTCTCGGCGTTAACACTGGCAGCAAGATGAAAATGAAGACCAGGAGTAACTCCTAGAAAAATAATTAAAcatttcgaattgaattgcGGGCTGGAATTGAAAACACTCACCTGTACCATGATATCCATAAGAATGAAAATCATGCACACTATAGGTTGATGGTAAAGTAGGTATAGGTGGAGATGTACCAATAGTTCCTTGTGCCTGATGCTTCGCATGCCGACGTATATGAAAGCAAGTCCTGAGATTTATATTAtggtcaatgaaaaaaattcaatcagattTTGTTTG includes the following:
- the LOC123316050 gene encoding dmX-like protein 2 isoform X5 is translated as MNLHQIVSGACNAGDKCFAVGSVEGVPFTAYAAGCNIVLLAPTFERVQIIPGAVHDYIRITAIDCSSDTGKIAAAYDNTVCIYEPTPLISNNSSHGLDYRWVQTGTFKTESTIKTLSWNLEGTRLLTAGEHVQLWHLKTFASEVKDDTHNEGVTFTLGGEANETLDGGDAEDSDKTPSEPEQSWHCVWTATTAIPVQHLAFSPDGTLFATCGEDDRLVKIWYENKQFLFTSKSSEEARELEYTFVYIAHPRAVTHLSWRTTSKYMPKGSVSNMLVTSCKDNICRLWVETVLPEDGLVNLSQLDPQANHPKFRTHRHKHRFLMRLKHMKTCFHIRRHAKHQAQGTIGTSPPIPTLPSTYSVHDFHSYGYHGTGVTPGLHFHLAASVNAETDIPLVPNISFCNPRPAFVLHWLDNKEMHFSLQAESLLEEYTKRTSVHMEEHSEEPLESSGSDGLDARIETLLRDWHHSPDLLFSIHPLDGSFLIWVIEWLDEYHPGSFRQAQVSFSTRIPQAFPIGDSMSMSTTVSLYHAAPLLKHLVKDCINKDNLPIIKETKENGKISEDQQAKEEQADTSPHVSLVTKHDNGTLNLWELTFAENTKFNQVLSIGHRSRASGHRFRVNDITCHPVLPLLLTTSHHNIVDSNKTESKSGFCSELILWRVDAVGPLSKSGGISELARISSPEPSAFSNVAWIPTLLPSSTLGTFSNSPSACFVASDGHCLRVYQAVIDARTLLAELSVKENRKNEENESAMSDLSSMDEATLLENINIVSQQSTSRPGCIIQLETISEAIQWHNTIFLHVYQEQLITGQRTAPINLSGNDAMVDLQQSTVFEEPFFIVLLDCTDQNTIIHMWKLVIASNEGELSLTGSQMYVPDCNLVQDENDLSRRNSLESLHLKHAKVTPHINITTRREVKQILPIPEGVEIVHAAPAAGHLSSASIYPACLAPYCFATACSDGIIRFWSVSSEVQTVRQYNHLMLEENGEKVNTKKVWVEWNMHKESAIEIEGQVLNISVAYSGRLACAYKYGKSFTRPNKNDHDSRYINLCVAIYECESTGGTEWILEDVIHLKNIVLPKINIDRHLDLSYLYDSRTLKKKQQRLNEVLHTLAEDRPNTLSAEPMKPTLLAVPSFTTLQSLRKSIAEMGNICPITQKHIVQLDWVSCEDGSHILTVACGSKIMLYTPLSTDLAQANVKAMKESISNYRPILRKASSLAQPMFVDDFKWMTLRKIELETADGLPALPMQISWVRDGILVVGMDSEMHVYTQWKPQNSDQKTDGDEIDCRAGREVDFRTLTQENQRKLAAVPTLGRISSVNLQILDRKRANKEANIDYMPDYGLFEASRIACPVLPQYHPKQLMELLNSGKIRWVKAILGHLVKCIGGTTQDTPEEIQNWARARTLSVSYPAGSPEHRASIGEITLDYDEIQNIAPLPLWTLLAADKERPVVQEEKKDYNELFDNNIVMEESLDTLLEDQDVSRLERRPSERNIGLTHFTPKQGRILSRLLTHMHLPGLSSLDQMHLLALADTVATCNTDLAERFAIDAAKSAMAKENLVGQPDEVIADSLDDCGLRFLLAMKHYGYLLRCLPLAQRAQFQKQGVGTNNLAWAFHSESQEELLNLIPSYAKAEPTWPQLRELGVAWWIRNMSLLKQCVQVLAKASFQAKQDPMDAALYYLAMNKKSLLWGLYRSKHDERMTNFFSNNFAEERWRRAALKNAYALLGKQRFEHAAAFFLLAGNLKDAVEICINRLNDIQLAIIIIRLYEGDDNMLKKLLYTDILGCDEDGNNQDICKAHPDPFLRSMALWTLKDHQAALSTLLIGNAGTQHKYHDDESKESRETNPNVFNFYIYLRTHPLLIRQHVASRGQRKVWLPGGKQVVVEESITPLERQLYFTTAHGHFRAGCPALALEVLSKLPLVVADPKQTPASTPKETKTAPEIDTGILSWDGVKLESNLESCAMDWGAPATNFGVKTDDFELKWSDDEEDKDSEGSEGMISMNIDGSKKEKHTEFEADNEDKDDGYQQIDIMAQQLKFVACLKILMEELSTLATGFEVDGGQLRYQLYIWLEREVEALRQLCNYSPTEISDLADLEQEPEPGEVNPRPTLHEILIQEKLDFEAKVQRAVKRRMWLRANETLLRTLLSYCSLHGATGGLASVRMELVLLLQELQQEKTHHQLLSPLPFPTSLPLLAASVASSKTVIADPIRYLQCLTHDMLHTMVELAQPGMGQSQLLVLRDLAIALSACIYQSLCDSDTFKSSIQDSKDGCATHLVGRRRRISINEGHQITTLPSKWPGVTSLRSLLAREKDEDTPRLNVVLCEAFTATYLSLLLYGLCSCDCVILYHVTGQKFTQEVWGLLFGGGIKKLLRTASVSGSTGTNQSQSATPTEETGGATNWLNKQRVKLNTKLLGHQPSVMKEDKPTYREQFLPPQMSILAYLLTKPETLSDIDEGSSDSESEDEDVFDNSVPALSTTNTEHSDPNSYSWLVLKLASLRIAQMKLNDFLTIAGIESSELPVASPLIHSCLRRITNWQERLKKELDMRQTPLEYIPGCFVESTYGPPIQKYRQLLEPQNTPFSTKNSAAAARRLWTYLVHQEGVQDIFIRAVFGKRRSSNSIDGDDPQPEPPVQEPVRIIHKEQDSIAAFSLNQVSTGLIVIATPRELQEMDISLLLELPAWLEDECELDILNMNKEIVDSSAPPFLVIQSSGDKAKDTQPGSPQGTMPSQSGRGTSVMKGLSFPGCHDPNFVNLVLLRSAHMLRPLQKHKIDNVRRISSHPLLPLYLTGGQDGSVQLWEWGHAQPVATPRPPGTYAKVTRVRFSQHGNKFGVADSDGNLSLFQVGLSANATRPFFTLMCHNKGISDFVFLGSCSLLATAGHSSESKNVAIWDSILPHGKALVVAFTCHDQGASSLVFAPQHQIIISTGKRGDVCIMDVRSKVIRHKYMAHESAVKCIALDPHEEYFATGSADGDIKIWGVTIPHCLMSLPSEHSRSTFFKNIGQGVTQLHLDANGRLFSCGTDGSMKVRQLPDRETLLHH